A stretch of DNA from Pygocentrus nattereri isolate fPygNat1 chromosome 14, fPygNat1.pri, whole genome shotgun sequence:
CGAGTGAAACaaagaagtttgtttttttaaatctcagAGTATAatggcaaataaacagcagtttccTGATCCAGCAGGGGAGACTACTTTTCTAAAACCATAGGCCATAACACCACTGGCTCTCCGTTCGAACCTCCATCaccctccctcttctctttgtTGCTTCAGTCTGTGTGGTTGTTCATATGGTTGGGCTGAGCCTTGCTGGCTTTCTTCTTGCCGCTTGAGCCGGTGATGACCTTGTAGCAGCCGCGGGCGATCTTGTACATCCAAACCACGTTGAGTATATCCAGGCACACGCAGGATACGATCCAGGCCACCTGGGCCCCCAGACCCAGCCTCTCAAAGGCTGGAGTGCCGAATGTGCCGAAGACTTTCGCCCAGTAAGGGGGCATCACCGCGATCCGTACCAGGAAGAAGGCCACTGCCATGGCCACCCCGTTGGCTACCACCAGCCGGTGAGAACGAGGGTAGGCCAGAACATCGAAGAACC
This window harbors:
- the tlcd4b gene encoding TLC domain-containing protein 4-B isoform X2; translated protein: MGDSFFVCHHLAALYAYGYVLTRGVLPYFANFRLISELSTPFVNQRWFFDVLAYPRSHRLVVANGVAMAVAFFLVRIAVMPPYWAKVFGTFGTPAFERLGLGAQVAWIVSCVCLDILNVVWMYKIARGCYKVITGSSGKKKASKAQPNHMNNHTD